The genomic DNA tctggtgaggctgcacctcaggttctgtgttcagttttgggcccctcactgcaagaaggacatcaaggtcctggaacatgtccagagaagggctacaaagctggtgaaggatctggaacacaagtcctgtgaggagcaactgagggaactggggttgcttagtctggaggaggctcaggagagacctcattgctctctacaaccgcctgaaaggaagttgtagggagctgggggttgacTTCTTCTCATAGGTAACTCGCAATAGGagtagagggaatggcctcaagctgcacCAGCGgaggttgaggttggaaaacagaagaaggaGTAGCGGAAGGAGTGGTCAGACATTGGAATAGgttgtccagggaggtggtggtgtcaccgtccctgggagtgtttaaggaaaggttggacgtggtgaTAAGGAACGTGGTTTAGTGAGTGATATTGGTGGCAGGGAGATGGTtgggccagatgatcttgaaggtcttttccaaccttaatgattctctgatttgctttctctccttcccttccccctccccctttaaACAGTCTTGCTATGTCTTCCCTAGGACACCAGAAACAACTAATTTTGTACAGTTCCATTTCCTGTTCCTTTAAGTTCCTTTAGGTATTGGCTTCATTTCTTACAGAAAGGAATgctcaaaaaaatatttcaaagaataaagaaaggcCTGAGATTTTTGAATTCAGAGTAGAAGTACTTTCTCATAACTCCTTTGTActcaaaagataaataaaagataactCAAAAGATAAAATTCTTCAGCATGCCTTAGCTACTTAAGGGCcattcacagaagaaatttaAACCATTTCCATAAAGAGCATTACAATTTCTAAATAACATATAACgacatttgaaatgaaatttgcgtttgtttgtttgttttttaaatgaattttaccTAGTGCTACATTACCTCAAGAGAAGTGTAATGTGCCCTTCGGTGATTTTGAAATCAATCCCAGTGCACAGTAATTCAAAATTACATGGCAGGTCATAATTACATAACAGGAAGATACAAAAGACtagtttcacacacacacacacacacacacaaaagaaaaaataaataaaaaaaagaaaaagatacttaGATTTGTCTAACttcataattaataattataacTAATAATTACTATGTTGAAGAATCACAGTTGTCAGAGTAGAATTCATTACAGTGTAAAAACCTGATCTGGAAAGGTTTATTCTCCATACTGTATCTCTGCTCTTAGCTCTCTGGAGAGGTAATTCATCACCACTCCTGCCAACTTCTGCTGGTCATAGGTAGTGAAAATGCAATTGAAACCACAATACAGACCAGAGGATGAATCCAGAAGACTGAACAGGGAGGAGCAAATAATAGCAATGAAAGAAGTTTCCATCTGATTCTACAGCATATTATCTTAGTCTCAAGCCATTACCATGTTTATACAGCCTTGCGTATGGCTTCAGGAGAACAACCAAACAGCCCCATTCAAATATAACTAGTAGATTGTAGTTTACAAATCTGCCAGGCATCTCCTCTTTGTCCTAATTCTTGCCATAAATTATTCGCTTGGTattccttctctctgttttcttctccattttcttaTTGCTTCTCTCCATTTTTCCACAGCCTGAAAAATACATAGATATTTCTGTGATCTGTAGAAAGGTAAAGATGAAACTTCATGTTTTAGTTAGGGGCTAATAACTTTAGTTCACTGCAATACAAagctctttttttaaaaaatattattattttttaaagctttctaaCCCTGCTGAAAGTCTGCTATTCAATTAGTCTTGAGTTATATATCAGCTGGTCAAGCAACATCAGCCTTTCTAAGAAGCTAGTGCTTTCTCCATAAGAGCGTTTACTCTGGGGGAAAAATATGCGTTCCTTTTACATTACCAGTAGTCATCTCCTAGTTGCGTTGTTGCTGCTAAACTGCTAGTGTAGACAGAGCTCAATAGGTTATACCAACATACCAATGCATCGTCACAGGATAAACCCTGTGAACCTGGCCATATTTCCCCAGTTATcactgctgaagctgctgcagtactggggaaaaaaaggaaggaagtgtATTTCCACATgaaattgcatatttttaactgaaattggTATAAATGGTGTATGACTGGAAATAGGTGTGTgtgaaaacactgaaacatcaattaaaaaagaagccTGTATTGATTAGAAGAGGTGCCATTTCATCAAGTTGAAGGGTGTGCTGTTTCCATTGAGCCCAGAAGATCCCCCTTCAATAAGACCACAGCACAGACTTCTTGCTAACAGAAAACCCTGCACTCTGACATAAAGAGAATGTCAGAGGTGGCAGCAAATCACACATGCCATTCCTTCTGTTAACCCAGTGGGCTAACGGGATAACAGAAAGGCTAACAGTAAAACAATAGTAAAAGTTTATAAAAGATATCTTAAGGGAGATAAAAGATTAGCCCAAAAGTTAATTCATCATTGGCAGTCAAGAAGAAGCTGGAAGATGAAGATTTGATTTGTCCTTCATGTCATACAGAAGCAATCCTGGTCAGACTATTTGAAAAGATACATCATGGGAGTATGACTGTATAAAATCAATTTGCTTAGTGACTTTGAATAATAGAATCACCTTTCCCTTCCATGAGATCTATTACTTAGTTTTATAACACTAATTTTCtataaaacaaccaaaaaggaaaaaggcattCTAACCATCACCATCTAGTCACTGTGTTGCAATCGTCAAATAGCTGTTGTCTGAAAGAAATTGGAACACACTGAGTCTTGGGAGCTTTTTACACTATGTGTACTGAGCAGAATTTCACTTCCAAAGAAGAGCTATCCGAGCACACCCAAGCCCTCTGGACCACAAACTTTCCTCTCTAAAAGTGAGATGAATGTTAACAGGAGGAGTGGATAGCACTAATTCATACTCACCTGGTGCACTGAAACACATATGACAGGAGCTATAAAGTGCAAGCTATAAAAGGGGAATGCAGTTCTGCCAGGGTACAGTGGCATATAATCAAGTTATAGTGGACAGTATCACACACCACACAACTGGAAATATCTCAAACAATATTGCATGAAATGATCAAATCATAACAACACAATGCTGACATAATTGTCACCTTGCACAGCTCTCCACCAGTAACTTGGCATTGTCATTGCCATCCCACCTAAAAGCAGGTCACTGGGGGGAGCTAAGTGACTGCCCAAGTCACCCAGAGAATTCTTGCTGCAGCAGATCAATCAGCTTCTTTAAACTGCCAGAAGTTGATCAGCAAAACTTGTCTCCAAAACAATCGTTCTCAAGGTGAGAAGGCAtttgcagcacaggcagggagggaagagaacCAGCCTGCACCTAGAGGAAAcccaaatactgtttttgtccctggaaagaaagaaaccctACAAAGACAGCTACACAGCACCCCCTATTGTCAGCAGCTCATGAAGACTCAGGGTTGTGACTGCTCTTCACCAGCAAAGCCCTTTACAGCCACTGGTTTGCAGTCCTCGAAGAACAGGGACATGACCTGCAAAAAGTGCCAACATAATGCTGATTTGTGTTACCTTGCATGCTAGGGGAAGAGGTGAGAACCGATGTGACAAAGACAAACTCTCCGAGCCAGCACACCCTCCTCAGCTGGCAAGGCAAACACCCTGCAGAACactatggcagggggttggaactagatgatctttaaggtcccttccaacctgagccattctataTATGATATGATGATAATTCGCCAATGCCACAGCCAGCACAGAATGCCACCATGGTGCACCATTCTAGCACCCTGTTCCCTGTCCTTAGCTGAAGGTCTGAGTCTAGTTCTCCTCATGGAAAGGAGAATTCGAGAGGACTGACCTTAGAAGTCTCAGATGCAGTTGGGAACAAGACCCTCCAGAAAGTCTGCACCCTGACAGTGACTAGCAAGGACAGAATTCTCACAGCCAAATGCTCCTTAAGCTTGCCAAGGGCAAGGGTGCTCTTGGGCCTCACTTAACCTAACACAACGTCCAGTTTCTCTTCACCACTGGTACATGCAAAGCTGGAATTTTGAGAACATTGCTATGCAACAGCATCGTCCTGCCATCATGAACGCGCTCGCCAGCTGCTAAAATTACTAACAGAAGATTGGCCTGCAAAGCAAAGGCCAACTGAACTAAAATTTCAGTAGTGCACGTAGCATAGACCAATGTTTTAATGATTTACCTACCTTTGACATGgaggagatatatatatatatatattttgttaattaGGTAATAGTAGGGTAATAAACAGGTTGCATTGTGTGTACACTATTAACCAAATAATATACAAATCAGTTCAcagttaaaaagttaaaaaaaaaaaaaaggatttgtttAAGCAGTTCTCTGATGTGAAAAGTTGATGCCTGTCATTCTCCTTGCTCCTGTCATCACTGTTTATTAAACTTGTCTGTTTGAACCAATTTTGATTTTAGCTATAAAAGAAGCATGAGTTTTGGTCTTTTGCTGCATGAACACAAATACTGTCAGTGACTTTTATGTGACTTTCTAGAGGAACAAACTGAACACTTCTAACAAATCTGGCAAAGATGCTGGAATCTTGAGTGAACAATTATATAAGGCTCAAAGAGAAAATCATGCACAAGCCTCTCAAACAGATGCATGGTAGTGCTGTACCAGAAGCCTCTCCCAAAGCAGCGTTCAGCTGAGGGAGGCTTTGTGTCACACAGCTTTCTAATACTGCTCTTCCTGTTGGATGACTGACTTGGcaatgcagcagcacagaaatttcATAGGGTTCTCAGAAACTGCCCAGTCTTTAGTATCTCTACATTTTTTGTAACTTATTTGGATTTCATAGAAAATACTTGACTTGCAATGGAAATCTATGAAGCACTGacttaacaaaaacatgagCTGTGAAAACTAGGcttacacaaaacaaaagctgtcaGGAACAGAGGCCGGTTAACAAAGAATATGAGATGTGGCTGGTAAACTTCACCAAGAAATGACTTAATACTGCTTATAACCTAAGTCTTTCCAACTTGATGATAATAGCTTTGAAGCCCAGAGGGGAGCAGGACCCACATGAACAGCAATTAAGCATGGGCCAGCCAGCCATATGTGAGTAGTAAGCACTGTTCCTAAGGCAGTGGCGCCCAGGCAGAGCCGGTGGCTTTACCTGGCTTGTCAACTCACCAGTGGTCACTCATTCTTTCCAAACTGGCTGGTGCTCAGCTCATAAAATCCACTTGTCCTTCAGTATTCATAAGGGCAGAATTGCCCTCCTCTTGCTGATTGGGCATTTTCTCATTGTAATGAAAAGTGACACACAGCCGCAGTAAACTTCAGGCAGTCATAGCTCACATGAGATAAATAccactaaaaaagaaaaaaacttaatCAGGGAATGTACTTGAATTCTAGTCATAGCTGGGCTGATATTTGTGATCTAATGCAAATTCACCGAAGCCAAGGATTTAAGAgactaatggaaaaaaaacatatccccactttttatagaaaaaaatagaggcaGCAGAGACAAGCAAATTTGAGAATTAAGCTAATTGCCACTAGATGGCATATCTCAATGGCTAATCTATGTTGGAATTCAggattgcttttaaataaagcatataaataaaaattccctCTGTTTGCTAACGTAACACTTGATAATTATgcttgctttctatttttaaaccaGATAACTAAAAAAagaccaggggaaaaaaattacctaAAAATACAGCATCTGCCAGTGAAAAATCTAGCTTGATTCTGTCATATCTACAACCAAACCAGGTTAATAACCAGCATCACAGGTGGATTtgttatataaatatgtacatcTACCTATAGTGACTCAGCTGCTTCCTGAAACTGCTGGCACTGCTTTACCTTGTTTCCTCAGTGATGCCTCTGTCCTACACTTAGCCTGGACATTATACAGCTGCAATGGATTTCAGAGGATGTCATCCCCTGCCTGTGGCTGTTTCCAATAATGACAAGGGATGCAGTGGTGGACAGCCACACAAGTACCGAAGAACACTAGCAGATTGATATTAACACATTCTCACACAGGTCTTTTCCTCAGATGATCAAATTTGCTGAATAGTTCTTTTAACTTGCCCAAATACCCCAGTAACGCGAAGATGCAAATACTGTGGTGACCTGGACACTATAGCCTGAGTCTGCAGTCAGAGAAATATGGACGAATTTGATCTTTCTGCAGCATTCAACAGCATGAACTGCCataaattgttaaaataaaaacactgaatgtTGTGGGTTCCCATGCTTATTCTCCCACAGTAGCTAcgtatcatagaatcatagaatcatagaatatcctgagttggaagggacccttaaggatcatcaagtccaactcttgacaccgcacaggtctacccaaaagttcagaccatgtgactaagtgcacagtccaatctcttcttaaattcagtcaggctcggtgcagtgaccacttccctggggagcctgttccagtgtgcaaccactctctctgtgaagaacttcctcctgatgtcaagcctaaacttcccctgcctcagcttaaccccgttcccacgggtcctgtcgctgatgttaatggagaaaaggtctcctgcctctcgacacccccttacgaggaagttgtagactgcgatgaggtctcccctcagcctcctcttctccaggctgaacaggcccaatgccctcagccgttcctcgtacgtcttcccctccaggcctttcaccatcttcgtagccctcctctggacactctccaacagtttcatgtcctttttatactgtggtgcccagaactgcacacagtactcgaggtgaggccgcaccagcgcagagtagagcgggacaatcacctccctcgacctactagcgatgccgtgcttgatgcaccccaggacacggttggccctcctggctgccagggcacactgctggctcatattcaacttgctgtctaccacgacccccagatccctctcttctaggctgctctccagcgtctcatcgcccagtctgtacgtgcagccagggtttccccgtcccaggtgcaggacccggcacttgctcttattgaacttcatgcggttggtgatcgcccagctctccaacctatccagatccctctgcaaggcctttccaccctcaacagagtccacaactcctccaagtttggtgtcatcggcaaacttgctcaaaataccttctattcctacatccagatcgtttataaaaatattgaaaagtaccagccctaaaatggagccttgagggaccccactggtgaccgcccgccagcctgacacagccccattcaccataaccctttgggccctgcccgttagccaattgctcacccatcgtatgatgtttttatttagctgtatggtggacattttgtccagtaggatcctatgggaaaccatgtcaaaagccttgctgaagtccaaaaaaatcacatcagctggtttcccttggtccaccatacgggtgatcttatcataaaaggaaatcaggtcagttaggcaggacctacccttcacaaacccatgctggctgggaccaatgactgctttgtcccccaggtgcgcctcaataagttcgaggaccatcttctccatgattttaccaggcactgacgtgagactgacaggcctgtatttgctagggtcttctttctgacccttcttgaaaatcggcacaacatttgccagcttccagtctaccgggacctctccaaattcccaggatcgttgaaaaataattgagagaggttccgcgatgacgtccgccagctctttcagcacccggggatgaatcccatctggacccatggacttgtagggatccaggtggagtagcaaatcccgcacacgttcagggtcggttgggagtttgtcatccccaccgtcccggtcctccagctcaagGAGGTCTCCTTAACTACAGGTGGTTATTTACTACTTCTTGTACATCCAAACTCACTTGAGATAAACAGCTGAGctgcattcttttcttcttctattaCGAGCAGTGAAAAGTATTTCAGACCAAACTGCAAATCTTGCTGCAAACCTATTCCTACCCCTCTGAAAATAGGTAGCTGCCACCTTCCAAGGAGTTCCATGTACATTAAACCAATTAAATAGTGATACAGAGAACAAACAATTCAATCACTTCTTTCTGACTCTACTTCAAGTCACCTGAAAACATgtgtaaattaaatttataatgGCTAAGAGCATGTTACTCTGTAGCACAGAGTATGAAGCTCCTCAAGAGCTCCGTGGCAGTAAGGTTTAACATAAGCTAGACTGGCCCCCAACAAAATTCCAAACAACTTAGTCTAGGTTTCTCTTCATACACTTATAGCTCATAATCCCTATACACTACAGTGAAGGCTGAAAGTTTGtgattaaaaacagtttaacaTTTCTAAGTGTctaataaaaagcatttgaaagaatACCCCAGGAACAGAGTAACATTGGACAGAGCAGGACTGGTATTCACATAATGTAAGCTCCATTTCATGGCTATGACACTGGCATGAGCCATACAAATTAATTCTGTACCTGAATTCTGGGACCCAATTTATGAATACCTATATAAAATGAAAGCCACTATCCTGATGTCTTCTGAATCCACAGTGTAATCTGCTGGTGATCTGTTGAAATAGTGGCTACTACTAAATTCATTGAAACCAACATCTTTTCTACAGCTTACTTCACATTTGGATGTTAAATTTTCTCATGTCTGTGTTCAAACTGCCAACTGCAAGAGGGCTGGTCTCTCTCTCTTAGTGTATCATTCAGTCATCTGCTGCCGTTAGCAGGGTGTTATTTTAGAAAGAGCAAACTTAATTTGTGAATTAATCACAAAATTGCAAATATCAGCCTtcataaaaatagtattttagaGCATGTGAAGCCTTAAAAAGCCAATTGCAGTGTGTGCAAGCTGtcaattaaactgaaaaaaaaaaaaaaccacactgaTTTCAGGTTTGTATTATGAAACTACTACAAGAAGGTAAGAAGTTCCCACTTACCATTTGCTTCCGTCTTCCACTTCactgaaaaagtgttttcaaatgATAAGAATTATTGCCCTGCACTCCaggcaggaaaataaactgtatttaCCAATGGCAACATATACCTACAGAAGTAAATTAATCAAATGTATACAACAGCAACTTTTGAGTTAAAAGCTTCCCCACTGAAAATCCAACTTTGATAAACCTCAgagaaacacacagagaaatctttgttttaggggaaaaacaaaactatcaGAGCAGTTTCACTTGttccaacattaaaaaaaaaaaaaaaatgtacatctgCACATATTTCTATTTACAAACTTGTTTCTCAAGTGCCTTTAAACAAATGGTGAACTACTGGCTAAGGTATTAAGTGCCCAGTTTTAAAGAGTTCATTTACtctaaagcaaaacagagccATTATGATGCTTCTTaggaatattttaatgaaaacagaggAGCAGATGTTCAGATCCAGGTGGGAAACTGATGCTAATATGACAAGCTAATTCTAGAGATAGTATAAAAATGGCAGATTTCCCTCCCCCCTCTTTTAATAGTCTTCTTGCCATACCTTCCCGTTCTAGGACACCAGGAACAACTAATTGTGTACAGTAGTTTCCTGTTGCTTTGTCTGTTTAGGTATTGGCTTCACTTCTTACAGAAAGGAATACTCaagaaaaaatctcaaaaaaataaagaaaggctTGAAATTTTTGAATTCACAGTAGAAGTACTTTTCAGGACTCAAAAGATAAAATTCTTCAGCGTTCCTTAGCTACTTTGACACCTACAGGCCGTTACAGAAGAAATGTAATCCTGTTTGTAGAAATGCTTTACATCtcctaaataaaatacaatgacttttttttttttttaaaccgtGTGCTACATTACCATTTGAGAAGTGTAAGTCCCCCTTCAGTGATTTTGAACTAAATTCCGGTGCACATTAATTCAAAATTACATGGCAGGTCATAATTACAtaacaggaaaatacaaaagacTAGTTttacaaacaacaaacaaaaaaatgaaaaagatactTAGATTTGCCTAACttcataattaataattataacTAATAATTACTATGTTGAAGAATCACAATTGTCAGAGTAGAATTCATTACAGTGTAAAAACCTGATCTGGAAAGGTTTATTTTCCATACTGTATCACTGCTCTTAGCTCTCTGGAGAGGTAATTCGTCACCACTCCTGCCAACTTCTGCTGCAGACTCGCATTTCCCATTACGAGAGTAGTCAGCTGAACGACATCAGTCCAGTCTAAGTGCTTGAGTATATCCATTGCTTCATCATAGAGTTTCTTCTTCTCAGTAGGAGGCAATTCCAATAATATCTGAGGGACTGGCCTGAACTGTCCACTCTTCATCCAGGCACCAAGTAATCCACCAAGTGCTCCtcctagaaaacagagagagatgTTACCCTCTAGCAAATGATGGTAAAACCTGAATTTCTATTCAGAGGCATTCCCACCTGTATAAGAAATCTGTGCAGAGTTGCATGGACGGGCACGTTTACTTTCAACAAGGTTTACACATGACGTTCAAAGCaccaaaaagcatttttacatcAACAACAATCACAAAAGAACTCCACACAATCGAAGCTAACAGTTTCAAGCTATAATtcagaagcaaaacagcatCCTTTAGGCAGCCGTCTTTTTAAAATACGCTCTATTATCATCTAAATCCCTCTCCATGGAAAAAACAAGCACTGACAACTGCCTTACCAGTGGCCATTAACATGTCATCTCTTACTATAGATTCCCAGAATGATCAGAGCTTTCTGTTTCTGCCAAGCCCCAAATAGCACCTTCCCACTGCACCCATGAAGTCCACACCTCAGAAGGTAGCTAACAGAGATTAAGACCATCAACTTTGTGGGGTTATTCAGGCACATTCAACCTTTCACCTACCAAATCAACACCCCACCCCAGCTGACCAAGAAATGCTCCGGTAAGAAGTGTGGTTGCAGGTCATCAAGATGAAGGATCCCGCATGGCTGATGTGATTACGACCAGTAACAACAGAAAGTCGGTGTCATGGCCCTACGCTGACATTCTCTTTCAAAGGGCTAC from Anas acuta chromosome 10, bAnaAcu1.1, whole genome shotgun sequence includes the following:
- the LOC137861856 gene encoding protein C19orf12 homolog isoform X2; its protein translation is MPGRVDDVMQLLCHVSQEKGMKAAVKHSSRGALVVGAMALLGGLMGGPPGIAVGGALGGLLGAWMKSGQFRPVPQILLELPPTEKKKLYDEAMDILKHLDWTDVVQLTTLVMGNASLQQKLAGVVTNYLSRELRAVIQYGK
- the LOC137861856 gene encoding protein C19orf12 homolog isoform X1, with product MPGRVDEVIELLRRISKEKGMKAAVKHSGRAALVVGAMALLGGLMGGPPGIAVGGALGGLLGAWMKSGQFRPVPQILLELPPTEKKKLYDEAMDILKHLDWTDVVQLTTLVMGNASLQQKLAGVVTNYLSRELRAVIQYGK